In Panicum virgatum strain AP13 chromosome 4N, P.virgatum_v5, whole genome shotgun sequence, a single window of DNA contains:
- the LOC120670818 gene encoding 50S ribosomal protein L1-like, giving the protein MAHLRLLLSHSRRHPQPHRLLPLFHFSSDADSGSAPRRPPPPSIKPVSYVPKPRQEAPPEEPAAPPPAPEAARGPQSPLPRRPQQQMPPREWTRQDMRFVKDAAPVISPVSYPSKVAPLPEDLPAGGQAEGAPEEGLRGEGERIRMDAARPTRSIFGVPVEEEQVPYPTIIPVVKRPQKVAIDLVDAIRLLKASTNEKKRNFVETVEAHVTLGVDPRRGDQMVRGALTLPHGTGKTVRVAVFAEGPAADEARAAGADVVGGDELIEEIRKGGGKLSFDKCIATPMFMPRLSKVARILGPRGLMPNPKLGSVTNDVSGAVKAAKSGRVDFKIDKTAIVHVGLGKVNFSEESLRENIGAFVHALLLAKPVGLKKTSKYVGYVKKFTLSSTMGPGFPITIPSLSVAADHYNKVQAS; this is encoded by the exons ATGGCTCACCTCCGGCTCCTCCTCTCCCACTCGCGGCGCCACCCACAGCCCCACCGCCTGCTCCCTCTCTTCCACTTCTCCTCCGATGCCGACTCCGGCTCagccccgcggcggccgccgccgccgtccatcaAGCCCGTCTCCTACGTCCCGAAGCCGCGGCAGGAGGCCCCGCCGGAGgagcccgccgccccgccgccggccccggaaGCTGCCCGGGGCCCCCAGTCCccgctgccgcggcggccgcagcaGCAGATGCCGCCGCGGGAGTGGACGCGGCAGGACATGCGGTTCGTGAAGGACGCGGCGCCGGTGATCTCGCCCGTCTCGTACCCTTCCAAGGTCGCGCCGCTGCCGGAGGACCTCCCGGCCGGCGGGCAGGCGGAGGGGGCGCCGGAGGAGGGGCtgcggggggagggggagcggATCCGGATGGACGCGGCGCGGCCCACGAGGAGCATCTTCGGGGTGCCGGTCGAGGAGGAACAGGTGCCGTACCCGACGATCATACCCGTCGTCAAGCGGCCGCAGAAGGTCGCCATTGATCTCGTTGACGCCATCCGCTTACTCAAG GCCAGTACAAATGAGAAGAAGCGGAATTTTGTTGAAACGGTTGAAGCTCATGTGACGTTAGGTGTTGATCCACGTCGCGGTGACCAG ATGGTTCGTGGTGCCTTAACATTACCTCATGGCACCGGCAAG ACTGTTAGGGTAGCGGTATTTGCTGAAGGTCCTGCAGCGGACGAAGCTAGAGCTGCTGGAGCAGATGTTGTAGGTGGTGATGAGTTGATTGAAGAGATCCGCAAAG GAGGAGGCAAACTAAGCTTTGATAAGTGCATAGCAACCCCGATGTTCATGCCCCGTCTTTCAAAG GTTGCTAGGATATTGGGTCCACGTGGCTTGATGCCTAATCCTAAG CTAGGGTCTGTGACAAATGATGTTTCAGGTGCTGTCAAAGCGGCAAAATCAGGCCGTGTTGATTTCAAAATAGATAAAACTGCTATAGTGCATGTTGGCCTTGGAAAG GTGAACTTCTCTGAGGAGAGTTTACGTGAAAATATTGGTGCTTTTGTGCATGCACTTTTACTTGCTAAGCCAGTGGGTCTAAAGAAAA